A genomic window from bacterium includes:
- a CDS encoding prepilin-type N-terminal cleavage/methylation domain-containing protein: MRGLSAIRPIPRDERGFTLIEVMIAIVLMMVGLLAAADSFPRLMAMSLYGKDQTRGGNLAQQQMEIYRNMTASALSSLAGDYGTLASGYFDQNGAATTQAAAYFTRDVQIQYWAWVPASSAFAKPASPYVTPTGAYVYHVSVATHWLVRGQTAFTTSGSTKGCVTSGVSSAVGLGCVTLSSFVTP, translated from the coding sequence ATGAGAGGTTTGTCCGCGATTCGTCCGATCCCGCGGGACGAGCGCGGCTTTACGCTGATCGAGGTCATGATCGCCATCGTCCTGATGATGGTCGGCCTGCTCGCCGCGGCCGACTCGTTTCCCCGCCTGATGGCGATGTCGCTCTACGGGAAAGACCAGACGCGCGGCGGGAATCTCGCGCAGCAGCAGATGGAGATCTACCGGAACATGACGGCGTCGGCCCTGTCGTCGCTCGCCGGCGACTACGGGACCCTGGCCAGCGGCTACTTCGACCAGAACGGGGCCGCGACGACCCAGGCCGCCGCGTATTTCACCCGGGACGTGCAGATCCAGTACTGGGCGTGGGTCCCCGCCAGCAGCGCCTTCGCCAAGCCGGCGAGCCCGTACGTGACCCCAACCGGCGCCTACGTGTACCATGTGTCCGTCGCGACGCACTGGCTCGTGCGCGGGCAGACGGCCTTCACCACGAGCGGATCCACGAAGGGGTGCGTGACCTCGGGGGTCTCCTCGGCGGTGGGACTCGGCTGCGTCACCCTCAGCAGCTTCGTGACGCCGTGA
- a CDS encoding prepilin-type N-terminal cleavage/methylation domain-containing protein, which yields MTLIELMVVVAIVSVTSSAMFSLLFAGLKTYWKGDAASQVQQGARISVDRLTRDLRQARRLITGVTETVGATSVTFSTGCTTPQISMALPHLASVSLADGSTIFAPDANASGVLPYDGWYVSYYLAASADGATPDTAGPYLIRASYDIKNNTLALANVAGNVTALAFNPGGACPTTSTREFTVQVTASQTQTGQNVSSQTIVTDDVTLRNQ from the coding sequence ATGACGCTGATCGAGCTGATGGTCGTGGTTGCCATCGTGTCGGTGACCTCGAGCGCCATGTTCTCGCTGCTGTTCGCGGGGCTCAAGACCTACTGGAAGGGCGACGCCGCCTCGCAGGTGCAGCAGGGCGCCCGCATCTCGGTCGACCGCCTGACGCGGGACCTGCGGCAGGCGCGGCGGCTCATCACCGGGGTGACGGAGACGGTGGGCGCGACGTCCGTCACGTTCAGCACCGGCTGCACCACCCCGCAGATCAGCATGGCCCTGCCGCACCTGGCGTCGGTCTCGCTGGCCGACGGCTCGACGATCTTTGCGCCGGATGCCAACGCCTCGGGCGTCCTTCCGTACGACGGCTGGTACGTCTCCTATTATCTCGCGGCCTCGGCCGATGGGGCGACGCCCGACACCGCCGGTCCGTACCTCATCCGCGCCTCGTACGACATCAAAAACAATACCCTGGCGCTCGCGAACGTGGCAGGCAACGTCACGGCACTCGCCTTCAACCCCGGCGGCGCCTGTCCCACCACGTCGACCCGCGAGTTCACGGTGCAGGTAACGGCGTCGCAGACCCAGACCGGCCAGAACGTGTCGTCGCAGACCATCGTGACCGACGACGTGACGCTGCGGAATCAGTGA